In Methanobacterium formicicum, the genomic stretch AATTGTAATTAAAAAAAATAAGGGTTTGGTGAGGTTTAATACAGAGTATATATCTCACCGGTTTGGGCATCAACATCCACGGACCATACATACTTTTTGTTGGGGTCCAACACTGGCACATGCCATACCATCTTGTTGTTCGGTGCTTTCATCAGTTGAGGAGTTGATGCTGAGTAGTCCGTGAATCCATCGTCTTTTAACAGTTTGTTAACAATACTCATGGCCTGCTGGGATGTGATATTGGTCTTGGTGTTATTGGTTACATTGGTGTGACTGGGATGGTTGGATTCGTTGTGTTTGTAGGTATGAGTAGTAGTGGTGGGTAAGTTAGTAGAGTTATTCACGGTTATATTAGGGGTTTGAGAATTGCTATAAATAAAATAAGCCCCCACTCCCACAATGACTAAAAGAACAACTATAATTAAGGCTATAATTTTTCTGTCCATTATTTCACCTCCCCTTAAATTATTATCATCCTTACTATCATGGAGAAATATATATAAATGTAATGATGTGTTCACCTTCTTCTACATCCTTAAATTTAGTTTGATGGCCTTATTTTCCAAAAAATCAGATACAGATCACGAAAAACTTGAAAAAATAATTTTCATCCCTTATAACCCCTGTTCTTTAAGGAAATATGAAACCGCTTGGGTTGTGTTAATACTAATTTTTGCCCTTGGAGGAAAATATTTATTAATTAATAACTTAATAATAGTTATAACAAGCATATTAACTAGTGGTGTATATGATGAGAATAAGCATGTCATTGCCCAAAAAGCTTTTAACTGAATTCGATGATGTTCTGAAGGACAGGGGATACAATTCCCGATCAAAGGGTATCAGAGATGCCTTGAAAGACTACATAGTGCGCTACCAGTGGATGAGGGATATGGAAGGAGATCGGGTGGGAATAGTGGCTGTTATCTACGACCACCATTACACCGGTGTGATGGAAGATCTCACCAATATCCAGCACCAGTTCCGGGAATATATAAACGCCAACATGCATATCCATATGACTGAAAATAAATGCCTGGAAGTTATAGTAGTCAAGGGAGACGCCCAGCAAATCAGGGACCTAACCGAAAAGATCATGAGGCTTAAGGGCGTGGAACACGTCAAACTAACCACCACCTCTGGTGGGGAAAAATTATAATGGGTAAAACCTTAAAAAAAGTTGAAAAACACACCCATTCTACATGACCAAACAGCCCAATATGTAGAAGTGTTGGATTTCCAAGGGGGTATATTTTCAATTGTGTTAGGTTCCCCTGTTGGGTAAATTATTTTTTAAACCCTATTTATTAAGCCCATCTAAATCGCACCCATACCGGGGCCCGGGGTTTACCCTTCACAATTTCATTGGCCTTTATTTCGGCTGGTAACTGTCGGGTGGTCAGGAGAATATCCAGATCAGCGGGAAGTGGAATATCAGTTACTCCCCTATTTTTTTCTAAAAATTCCAGTATCTCCTTCCTATCTAAATCACTGAATCCGGTACCTACCTTGCCAAAGTACTGACCATCTTTCTCTAGTATTAACGCCCCGAAGGCTATGCTTCCCGTGCTTTTGGTGGCCCCTATTACGTTAACATCTATGGTCTCTGATCGTTTGATCTTCAACCAGTGGGATGATCGTTTCCCTGATTCGTACTCAGAACTGGCATTTTTAAGTATCAATCCTTCATAACCCCTGTGGATGGATTCAACAAAATGGTCTTTAATTTTTTTGGAGTTTACTGTTTTAAAGGGGACTATTTTAATATGGCCCCCCTCCTGAACGACCTTTAATAATATTTTCTTGCGCTGAACCAGTGCTTTGGAGGTTAGATCCTCCCCCTGAAACCGGAGAATATCAAAGAGGTTAAGGGTTGCCGGGAGTTTCTTGGCCAGAAGGGAGATTTTAAACCTATCCTCAACATTACGTTTTAAAAGTTTCCGGAAACCCCCGGGGACAGTTATTTCCCCATCCAAAATCCAGTTATCCCCTTTTATATTTTTTTTAAGGCTGGAAATGATTTCAGGGAATTTGTATGAAACTTCTACATGTCTGCGGGTCCACAGGTCAATCTGGTCCCCTTTGCGCAGGGCAATGATCCTCTCACCATCCAGTTTAGGCTCGCTTACCCAGACACCCTCCAGGTGAACATCTTCCTCTGCCAGTTTACTGAGCATGGGCTCCAGCATTTCCATGGACCTGCACCTACTCTTCCATCATGGCCAACATTTTTTCCAGTTCTTTTTCCAGTGACCTGGTTTCTGGAGGCTTGAGTTCAGGTATTAATTCTTCACCAGCAGCTTTTTTCTCAATAAGTTCCCTTAACTGTTGGGTGTAGGTTTCGGTGTAACTGGTCCAGTCAAAATCAAAGATCATGTTATCCATCACCAGAGAGGCCTTTTTAAGGAGAGCGGGGTCAACATCTCCAGTAATGATTTCCACCTCCTGGGGTGATCGTACCTGTTCAAAATACAGTAACTGTTTCAGGAGGAATCCCTCCTCATAAGACTGTAGCATTCCGATATACTCGTTGTTGCGCTGCACCCATTTCACCACTGCCACCTTCTCCTTCCTTTCCATAACCTCCCGGAGCAGGTGGAAACTCTGAGCAGTACCCCCCTTTTTGGGGTTTTCAGTTCCCAGGTAGTAGGGTTTGGAAAGGGATATCTGGGGTACTTCTTCATATTCACAGAATCCCAGTATTTCCATGGTTCTGGTGGAGAAGGGATGGAGATTTTTTATCTCTTCATCGGTGAACTGGATGCATTCCCCGGCGATGTCTATTGCTTTAGCGATTTCGTGGGGTTCTAATTCTTTACCATCCTTTTCGCAAACCTTTTTGTAGTGAACTCGGCCACAATCTGTTTTATGGACCAGGTGAAAACCGATATGGAGGTTTTCACTGGCAGCATACAATCTGATGGGTATAAAAATAGTTCCAAATTTTATAGAGCCTGACCAAATGGATCGCATAGAAACTCATCTCCCACTGTGTATATGTTGTGAAAGAGAGTAATAGTTTGTTATAGGGACCAGATTCCGCGGGAAATATGGAACAGGACCTCTTCCTATCCACCTTCAATCTTAATGATTATTCCTTTCTGGAAACCATGTTCAGTTTAAGGCCCCGGTTATTTTGACCCCATAATTTATGAGCGTATTGCACGATTTCCAGGATGTGCTGGTATTTTAATTCGGGTGTAATAGGGAGGGTCTTTCTCTCTATTTTATAGCGGTATCTTCCATAGAATGTGGTTTTGATCTTTTTATAATCTTCATCCATGGTTGAAATATAGTAGTAGGTGTTATCTGTCTCCTTTTCCGGGTTAAAGAGTTCTTCCATTTCCAGGGTAATTTCACACAGCACTCCCAGCACCAGATTTAAATCATCCCTATCTACGGGTCTTTTCTTCTCCTGTTTATGGGCATTTACTTGGTAAACTCCGTCCAGGTACTCGTTGATCTGGCTGTGCCATTTCCGGAAATTTTCTGCAGGGAAAACCAGCAAATCCTGGTAATTCTGGAAGAGGTGGGGTTGATAAGTGACTATTGTCTTCCCCTGAACAATTCCGTAACTGTACCTCATTTTTATCAACGCTTAGACGATTATCATGTCTTTTATTTATTTAGTCCCCTTAACTAAGATTATCATTATTCTATACTACCGGTCACCGGGACCAGTTAACACCCAGGGATTCAGGAGTAACCACTTCGTTCAAGGAAGAAGGGAGAACCATTGGCGGTGAATCAATGGTATCCTGGATATAGGTGTCCAGGTAGGTTTGTAAGGGTTTATTACT encodes the following:
- a CDS encoding PepSY domain-containing protein, which encodes MDRKIIALIIVVLLVIVGVGAYFIYSNSQTPNITVNNSTNLPTTTTHTYKHNESNHPSHTNVTNNTKTNITSQQAMSIVNKLLKDDGFTDYSASTPQLMKAPNNKMVWHVPVLDPNKKYVWSVDVDAQTGEIYTLY
- the nikR gene encoding nickel-responsive transcriptional regulator NikR gives rise to the protein MMRISMSLPKKLLTEFDDVLKDRGYNSRSKGIRDALKDYIVRYQWMRDMEGDRVGIVAVIYDHHYTGVMEDLTNIQHQFREYINANMHIHMTENKCLEVIVVKGDAQQIRDLTEKIMRLKGVEHVKLTTTSGGEKL
- a CDS encoding ATP-dependent DNA ligase encodes the protein MEMLEPMLSKLAEEDVHLEGVWVSEPKLDGERIIALRKGDQIDLWTRRHVEVSYKFPEIISSLKKNIKGDNWILDGEITVPGGFRKLLKRNVEDRFKISLLAKKLPATLNLFDILRFQGEDLTSKALVQRKKILLKVVQEGGHIKIVPFKTVNSKKIKDHFVESIHRGYEGLILKNASSEYESGKRSSHWLKIKRSETIDVNVIGATKSTGSIAFGALILEKDGQYFGKVGTGFSDLDRKEILEFLEKNRGVTDIPLPADLDILLTTRQLPAEIKANEIVKGKPRAPVWVRFRWA
- a CDS encoding Ku protein, whose product is MRSIWSGSIKFGTIFIPIRLYAASENLHIGFHLVHKTDCGRVHYKKVCEKDGKELEPHEIAKAIDIAGECIQFTDEEIKNLHPFSTRTMEILGFCEYEEVPQISLSKPYYLGTENPKKGGTAQSFHLLREVMERKEKVAVVKWVQRNNEYIGMLQSYEEGFLLKQLLYFEQVRSPQEVEIITGDVDPALLKKASLVMDNMIFDFDWTSYTETYTQQLRELIEKKAAGEELIPELKPPETRSLEKELEKMLAMMEE